The sequence below is a genomic window from Nostoc flagelliforme CCNUN1.
GGCAAGTTTTCAGCAACGAGAATTTCACCCCGATAGAGATTTGTAACTGGAACTTCCGCCGTAGGAATCAGCCACAAGTCATCATCAGCGCATTTAAAGCTTTCTTCCGCAAACTTGGGTAACTGACCGGTCGCCGTCAAAGACTCGGTATTAACTAACAGTGGCGGACTGACTTCCACATATCCCGCTTGAGTATGGAGAGTCAGCATAAATTGAATTAATGCCCTCTCCAATGCCGCACCAGCGCCTATCAAAGTCACAAAGCGACTTTGGGCAACTTTTACGGCTCGTTCAACATTGAGAATACCCAGCTTTTCGCCAATTTCCCAGTGAGGGAGAATATTCGGATTTTGGGGAATGTACTCATCACCCCAACGCCGCACTTCTACGTTATCTTCCTCATTTTTACCAAGAGGTGTAGAGTCGCTTGGTAAGTTGGGAAGTGCCAACACAAGTTGGGCAATTTCAGCTTTGAGGTTTTTTTCCTGGGGTTCCAGTTCGCTTAACGCAGCTTTGACTGAGTTACCTTCATCCCGCAAAGCCTGAATTTCTGGGTCTTGAGAATTTATCCCAGATTTAATCTTTTGCCCGACAATTTTACCAATTTCGTTGCTACGAGCTTGAAGTTGACTGCGCGTTCCCTCAAGTTCTCGTTGTTGCCGATCTAACAGTAATATCGGTTCAATGTCATATTTACCACTACGACTATTCAATCGTTCTTGAACTAATTGCGGATTTTCCCGTATTTGCTTAATATCCAGCACAGATTTTTCTCAGTTTTTAGTCTAAAATCTTCCTGTCAATCCAGTTAACATATAAGCATTTAGCATATAGTAATTTTGCTTTGCTGTAACTGGAAAAACAAAGTTTATTAGAAAAATCAGTTTCAATCTCTGATCGAGATTTTCTAGCATCACTGCCAGGGCTAAGAAAGCATATAATGCATTAAACCAATCATAAACTCTTATTTTGAGTCACTGTCGTTTCAGAAACCTGAGCAAGACTCTGACCATTACTATTATTGTTATCAGTGGCTGCAAACGTCCTTTGAGTAATATTCGATGGTTACTTTTCATCTCTATTTTGTCCAGGTGAAGGCAACCGGAAAAGTATGATTAATATCGTTTGACTCCTGAAAACTCAGCACTCATACTAGGGTCGGTTAATCCGATTGAGTAGCCAAAGTGACGCAATAACCCCTGCAAAATGCGCTGA
It includes:
- the serS gene encoding serine--tRNA ligase, with the translated sequence MLDIKQIRENPQLVQERLNSRSGKYDIEPILLLDRQQRELEGTRSQLQARSNEIGKIVGQKIKSGINSQDPEIQALRDEGNSVKAALSELEPQEKNLKAEIAQLVLALPNLPSDSTPLGKNEEDNVEVRRWGDEYIPQNPNILPHWEIGEKLGILNVERAVKVAQSRFVTLIGAGAALERALIQFMLTLHTQAGYVEVSPPLLVNTESLTATGQLPKFAEESFKCADDDLWLIPTAEVPVTNLYRGEILVAENLPIYHCAFTPCFRREAGSYGRDMRGLIRLHQFNKVEMVKFVEPSTSFDELEKLVGNAEAILQALKLPYRVVNLSTGDLGFASTKTYDLEVWLPSSGKYREISSCSNTIDFQARRADIRFKEAGKKGTQFVHTLNGSGLAVGRTMAAILENYQQPDGTVRIPEALQPYLGREVL